The sequence below is a genomic window from Sphingobacterium sp. ML3W.
GACAAAAAATCCAGAAGTGTGGAAAAAGACCATTTTTATCCTTACTTATGACGAAAACGATGGTTATTTTGACCATGTAGCACCCTTTGCAGCACCAAACCCATACCAACAGGGTACAGGTAAGGTCTCTCAAGGTATCGACACTCGGCTGGAGTATGTCCGAAAGGATGATCAGTATTACCCCGAAAGTGGACGCGAAAGTAACATCGGATTAGGGTATCGTGTCCCGATGATCATCGCCTCTCCTTGGTCCCGTGGAGGATGGGTCAATTCTCAAGTGTTTGATCACACTTCACCTTTACAGTTTCTAGAGCGATTCATTAGCCACAAAACACGTTCTAATGTCAAAGAAACTAATATTACAGCATGGAGGAGGGCCGTTTGTGGCGATTTAACTTCGGCTTTCAGACCTTATCGGGGAGAAGTGATGGCGAAACCTGAATTTGTCCAGAAAAAACCATTTATTGAAAGCATTCATCAGGCACAGTATAAAGATGTGCCAAAAGGATTTAAACCTTTGAGTCCGGCTGAAATAGATCAAATCGAACAAAAACCTCAATCTTCACCCTACTTCCCTCAGCAAGAAAAGGGCTATAAAGATTCATGCGGGTTACCCTATGAACTCTATGTTGATGGGTGTTTGGATAGAGAAAATGGGGAATATCAGATCAGCTTTGCATCTGGCAACCGTGTATTTGGTCCCGCATCTGCAGGGGCAGCATTTACAGTTTACAGCGAAACCCCTTATCATGATGAGCGAGGAAGAAGTTGGAATTATGCCACGGTCCCAGGGGGTCACTTGCAAGATAGTTGGCTATTACATGCCTTTGACGACCGTGCCTATAAACTGAGCGTTTATGGTCCTAATGGTTTTTTTAGAACTTTTGCTGGAGGGAAAGAAAATCCAAAAATCAAAATTTGTTGTCGTTACGAAAACGATAAAAAAGGTAAAGGATTTACAGGTCGATTGTTGATTGAAATTACCAACCAAGAAGACCATCAGGTTGAATTGTTGCTTCAAGATAGTAGTTATGGACAAGCAGCACGTAGTATCAAGGTGCTTGCGAGTTCTAGCAAAGTTGCGGAAGTTGATTTATCAAAACAACATTATTGGTACGATGTCAAAGTGACCTGTACTGGATATTTGGATTTTTACGAACAATTTGCTGGACGTATTGAAGTCGGGCAAAGCGCGAAAAGTGATCCGTTAATGGCATAAGAACCTCAACGATCCTTATATTTTATGCTAAAAGCGCCATACGACTCAAAATTGTATGGCGCTTTTTAAATATCAACGACTTAGTGTGACATATTTTGTTGTTCCTTGTTTTTAAATAGGAGATTGCTGCTTGGAACCATCTTTTATCCGGTATGAATTATATTTGATTTTTAAAAATCCTCCTGACATATAGCTGTCAGTCGCTAAGGCTATTTTCGCTTAAATATTAATAATCAAATAGCGATAAAATGAAAAATGTAACCATCCCAGAAAAGAAAATCATTGGCTTAGCCATTAGAACTACAAATGAAAACGGACAGTCGGCAAATGATATCGAATTATTATGGCAAAAGTTTTGGAAAGAACAAGTCGGACATCAAATCGAGCAAAAGATAAATGATGATATCTATGCCGTTTATACCCATTATGAAACAGATTTTACAGGATACTACGATACCATAATAGGATATGAGGTCAACTCGTTATTAGCTATCCCTGATGGTCTAGTCGGTCTGGTCATTGAAGGGGGTGTATATGATAAATTTGTATCTACAGGCAAGATGCCAGAAGCGGTATTCAATACCTGGTTGGAAATTTGGGGCGATAAAGAATTTGATTCGAAAA
It includes:
- a CDS encoding GyrI-like domain-containing protein — its product is MKNVTIPEKKIIGLAIRTTNENGQSANDIELLWQKFWKEQVGHQIEQKINDDIYAVYTHYETDFTGYYDTIIGYEVNSLLAIPDGLVGLVIEGGVYDKFVSTGKMPEAVFNTWLEIWGDKEFDSKRAYKADFTIHGEKYNDGPEAEVETYISIKS